The Sesamum indicum cultivar Zhongzhi No. 13 linkage group LG1, S_indicum_v1.0, whole genome shotgun sequence genome includes a window with the following:
- the LOC105161477 gene encoding serine/arginine-rich splicing factor RSZ22-like: MSRVYVGNLDPRVTERELEDEFRVFGVIRSVWVARRPPGYAFIDFDDRRDAQDAIRELDGKNGWRVELSHNSRGGGGGGRGGGRGRSGSDLKCYECGEPGHFARECRMRGGSGRRRSRTPPRYRRSPSYGRRSYSPRGRSPRRRSLSPRGRSYSRSPYRGRDEVPYANGNGIRERRRSRS, from the exons ATGTCCAGGGTCTATGTTGGAAACTTGGATCCGCGAGTCACTGAACGCGAACTCGAGGATGAATTTCGCGTGTTTGGAGTTATCAGAAG TGTGTGGGTTGCCAGAAGACCCCCTGGTTACGCTTTCATTGACTTTGATGACCGGAGGGATGCCCAAGATGCCATCAGGGAACTTGATG GTAAAAATGGATGGAGGGTTGAGCTATCACACAACTCCAgaggtggaggtggtggtggccGTGGTGGGGGTCGTGGACGTTCTGGTTCTGATTTAAAGTGTTATGAATGTGGTGAGCCCGGTCATTTTGCCCGTGAATGTCGAATGCGAGGAGGTTCCGGAAGGCGTAGGAGTCGCACCCCACCTAGGTATCGCCGGAGCCCGAGTTATGGTCGaag GAGTTACAGTCCCCGTGGTCGGTCCCCTCGACGTCGCAGTTTGTCACCCAGAGGTCGCAGCTACAGCAGGTCGCCTTATCGTGGACGGGATGAGGTGCCATATGCGAACGG AAATGGGATTAGAGAAAGACGCAGGAGCAGGAGTTGA
- the LOC105161621 gene encoding probable cyclic nucleotide-gated ion channel 14 → MDLKKEKQVRFHKEEKLKFEAFLDKNEPQIHDKQLPLYKNSDPSWKSVGGYRDKIAKFGRSKVFPEGQEPEKKTVLDPGSEVVLKWNRIFLVFCLMALFVDPLFFYLPSVLNQENSSCMQTDLKLGIIVTFFRTVADVFYLLHVIVKFRTAYVAPSSRVFGKGELVMDLNKIARRYLKSEFFIDVIAALPLPQIVIWSILPAIRSSHADHTNNALVLIVLLQYIPRLYLIFPLSSQIIKATGVVTKTAWAGAAYNLLLYMLASHVLGASWYLLSIERHATCLSSACRDEFNRTGCSLNFLDCGTLTHSDRGKWVNSTLVFTTCNPDDTTYFNYGIFGNAVANNVVSSDFLEKYLYCLWWGLQNLSSYGQSLSTSLFIGETLFAILIAILGLVLFAHLIGNMQTYLQSITVRLEEWRLKRRDTEEWMRHRQLPDDLQQRVRRYTQYKWLTTRGVDEETILRALPTDLRRDIQRHLCLDLVRRVPFFSQMDDQLLDAICERLVSSLSTQGTYIVREGDPVTEMLFIIRGTLESSTTNGGRSGFFNTTTLGPSDFCGEELLAWALLPRSTLNLPTSTRTVRALSEVEAFALRAEDLKFVANQFRRLHSRKLQHTFRYYSHHWRTWAACFIQAAWRRYQKRMTAKSLSIMESFYLSQDLQIPDENNEGEPSVMENSSQAIQNLGVTILASRFAANTRRGAQKIKDVEMPKLQKPEEPDFSAEPDDE, encoded by the exons ATGGATTTGAAGAAAGAGAAGCAAGTTAG GTttcacaaagaagaaaaactaaaatttgaagcTTTCTTGGATAAAAATGAGCCTCAAATCCATGACAAACAACTGCCTCTGTACAAGAATTCGGACCCTTCATGGAAATCCGTAGGGGGATACAGAGACAAGATTGCTAAGTTTGGTAGGTCTAAGGTTTTCCCAGAAGGTCAGGAGCCGGAGAAAAAGACTGTACTTGATCCTGGAAGTGAGGTTGTCTTGAAATGGAACAgaattttcttggttttttgCTTGATGGCACTGTTTGTGGATCCCTTGTTTTTCTATCTGCCTTCTGTGCtgaatcaagaaaattcttCGTGTATGCAAACTGACTTAAAGTTAGGGATCATTGTTACCTTCTTTCGGACAGTGGCCGATGTATTTTATCTGTTGCACGTAATTGTGAAGTTTAGGACTGCTTATGTGGCTCCTAGCTCAAGGGTGTTTGGCAAAGGTGAACTTGTTATGGATTTAAACAAGATAGCACGGAGGTATTTGAAGTCGGAATTCTTCATAGATGTGATCGCAGCGTTGCCTCTTCCTCAG ATTGTTATATGGTCAATATTACCCGCAATCAGAAGCTCCCATGCCGATCATACCAACAATGCCCTGGTACTCATTGTCCTGCTACAATATATTCCCAGATTATATCTCATTTTCCCATTGAGTTCTCAAATTATCAAAGCTACTGGAGTCGTCACAAAGACAGCCTGGGCCGGCGCTGCTTACAATCTGCTACTCTACATGTTAGCAAGCCAT GTGTTGGGGGCTTCCTGGTACTTACTGTCGATCGAGAGACATGCAACATGTTTGAGTTCTGCTTGCAGGGATGAGTTTAATAGAACCGGATGCTCCCTCAATTTTCTGGATTGTGGTACATTGACTCATAGTGACAGAGGCAAATGGGTAAACAGCACACTTGTCTTCACAACCTGCAATCCCGACGACACAACCTATTTTAATTATGGGATATTTGGAAATGCTGTTGCAAACAATGTTGTATCTTCTGATTTTCTGGAGAAGTACTTATACTGTTTATGGTGGGGTTTACAGAACTTAAG TTCTTATGGCCAGTCGTTGTCGACAAGCCTGTTTATTGGTGAGACTCTGTTCGCCATACTCATTGCCATCTTGGGGCTTGTTCTGTTTGCTCATTTGATCGGAAACATGCAG ACCTATCTGCAATCCATCACTGTGAGGCTAGAGGAGTGGAGACTTAAGCGTCGGGACACTGAAGAGTGGATGAGGCACCGCCAACTCCCAGACGATCTTCAACAGCGTGTCAGACGTTATACACAGTACAAATGGCTTACCACAAGAGGAGTTGACGAAGAAACCATCCTCCGTGCCTTGCCCACAGATCTCCGTCGTGACATTCAACGTCACCTTTGTTTAGACCTCGTTCGTCGT GTCCCATTTTTCTCACAGATGGATGATCAGCTTCTCGATGCTATATGCGAGCGCCTGGTGTCATCCTTAAGCACCCAAGGCACTTACATTGTTCGTGAGGGTGATCCCGTTACTGAGATGCTCTTTATCATTAGGGGGACACTAGAGAGCTCGACCACAAACGGTGGGCGATCGGGATTCTTCAACACAACGACACTGGGGCCGAGTGATTTTTGTGGGGAGGAACTGCTTGCCTGGGCTTTGCTTCCAAGGTCTACCCTAAACTTGCCGACTTCTACAAGAACAGTGAGAGCACTGAGTGAAGTGGAAGCATTTGCATTAAGAGCAGAAGATCTAAAGTTCGTGGCAAATCAGTTTAGACGGCTCCACAGCAGGAAATTGCAGCACACGTTTCGGTATTACTCCCACCACTGGAGGACATGGGCTGCCTGTTTCATTCAGGCAGCCTGGCGACGGTACCAGAAGAGAATGACGGCAAAAAGCCTTAGCATTATGGAGTCGTTTTATTTATCTCAAGACTTGCAAATACCGGATGAAAACAATGAAGGGGAACCATCTGTTATGGAAAATTCTTCTCAGGCAATACAAAACCTTGGAGTTACTATACTGGCTTCAAGATTCGCTGCCAACACAAGGAGAGGAGCTCAAAAGATCAAAGATGTTGAAATGCCAAAGCTTCAGAAGCCTGAAGAGCCAGACTTCTCAGCCGAGCCTGACGACGAATAG